One Candidatus Tanganyikabacteria bacterium genomic region harbors:
- the ybeY gene encoding rRNA maturation RNase YbeY, translating into MGLVSEAHAKVWRDRLLEAMVRCGLPDETELSVVFVDDEEIQGLNARWRGKDQPTDVLSFPLENEGLPGPAARVLGDIVVSVDTARRQAAEYGHSLDRELGFLLVHGLLHLLGEDHETPEDDARMRARQRELLAGWGLER; encoded by the coding sequence GTGGGCCTCGTGAGCGAGGCCCACGCAAAGGTCTGGCGGGATCGGTTGCTGGAGGCCATGGTGCGCTGTGGCCTTCCTGACGAGACGGAGTTGTCGGTCGTTTTCGTCGACGACGAGGAGATCCAGGGGCTCAACGCGCGCTGGCGAGGTAAGGACCAACCTACCGACGTGCTCTCGTTCCCGCTGGAGAACGAGGGCCTGCCCGGGCCTGCGGCCCGGGTGCTGGGCGACATCGTCGTCTCGGTCGACACGGCCCGGCGCCAGGCCGCGGAGTACGGCCACTCGCTCGACCGGGAGCTAGGTTTCCTGCTGGTCCACGGCCTGCTGCACCTGCTGGGCGAGGATCACGAGACTCCCGAGGACGATGCCCGCATGCGGGCGCGGCAGCGCGAGTTGTTGGCGGGATGGGGCCTCGAACGTTAA